In one window of Campylobacter sp. DNA:
- a CDS encoding AAA family ATPase — protein sequence MSEVITIANQKGGVGKTTTAVNLAASLAIKKKRVLLIDVDPQANATTGLGFNRSDFEFNIYHVLTGRKSMSEVIQKTELEFMDLVPSNIGLVGIEHEVSEEKDFKLMLKNKISEVKDRYDFIIIDSPPTLGSITVNALVASDSVIIPIQCEFYALEGVALILNTVKVVKQTLNKNLKIRGFLPTMYSLQNNLAKETVANLREYFDDKLFRIGKSDDLVIIPRNIKLAESPSFGKPVVLYDIKSAGSIAYQDLAKSIMEQKWAR from the coding sequence ATGAGTGAAGTAATTACGATTGCCAATCAAAAAGGCGGCGTCGGGAAGACGACCACAGCGGTCAATCTCGCTGCGTCGCTAGCGATAAAGAAAAAGCGGGTCCTACTGATTGACGTAGACCCTCAGGCGAACGCTACGACCGGGCTTGGCTTTAACCGCAGCGACTTTGAATTTAACATTTATCACGTCCTAACGGGGCGTAAGAGCATGTCCGAAGTGATCCAAAAGACCGAACTTGAGTTTATGGATCTGGTGCCGTCAAATATCGGACTTGTAGGCATCGAGCACGAAGTAAGTGAAGAGAAAGACTTCAAACTAATGCTAAAAAATAAAATTTCCGAGGTTAAGGACAGATATGATTTCATCATCATAGATTCGCCGCCGACGCTCGGTAGCATTACGGTAAATGCCTTGGTCGCAAGCGATAGCGTAATTATCCCGATTCAGTGCGAATTCTACGCGCTTGAAGGCGTCGCGTTGATCCTAAATACCGTAAAAGTCGTCAAGCAAACGCTCAATAAAAATTTAAAAATTCGCGGATTTTTGCCGACAATGTACAGCTTGCAAAACAACCTCGCCAAAGAAACGGTCGCGAATTTACGCGAGTATTTCGACGATAAGCTCTTTCGTATCGGTAAGAGTGATGATCTAGTCATCATCCCGCGCAATATCAAGCTAGCCGAAAGCCCAAGCTTTGGCAAGCCGGTGGTTTTATACGATATAAAATCCGCCGGCTCCATCGCCTATCAAGACCTCGCTAAATCCATAATGGAGCAAAAATGGGCAAGGTAA
- a CDS encoding F0F1 ATP synthase subunit B has translation MKKYLFLFIIPALVLASGEHDGVKDYDVLWRSINFILFFGILFYLLKGPAKAAYQGRINGIASRLEANQKILKESAVRKEQAKKDLQDAKVQGAALIETAKKEIVFAAEKIKNATEQEIANLQKSFDEQKSFEARKIKKEVVSEILDDVFASDDIKFGQDKLVKIVEKKVG, from the coding sequence ATGAAAAAATATCTATTTTTATTTATCATTCCGGCGCTTGTTTTAGCAAGTGGCGAGCACGATGGAGTCAAAGACTACGACGTGCTGTGGCGAAGCATAAATTTCATTTTGTTTTTCGGAATTTTGTTTTATCTTTTAAAAGGTCCTGCAAAAGCAGCATATCAAGGTAGAATCAACGGCATCGCATCTAGACTTGAGGCTAATCAAAAAATTTTAAAAGAGTCCGCAGTTCGCAAGGAGCAAGCTAAAAAAGATCTGCAAGATGCCAAGGTTCAAGGCGCAGCTTTAATCGAAACTGCTAAAAAAGAGATTGTATTCGCCGCCGAAAAGATAAAAAATGCGACCGAGCAAGAGATTGCGAATTTGCAAAAATCTTTCGACGAGCAGAAGAGCTTTGAGGCGCGCAAGATCAAAAAAGAGGTCGTAAGCGAGATACTGGATGACGTTTTTGCATCGGATGACATTAAATTCGGTCAAGATAAGCTGGTTAAAATCGTAGAGAAAAAGGTCGGATGA
- the atpA gene encoding F0F1 ATP synthase subunit alpha, with product MGAKIKADEISSIIKERIENFDLSVDIEETGKVVSVADGVANVYGLKNVMANEMLEFENGARGIALNLEESSVGIVILGDTSGINEGSSVKRLGKLLRVPVGDAMIGRVVNALGEPIDGKGAIETSDTRFVEEKAKGIMARKSVHEPLQTGLKAIDALVPIGRGQRELIIGDRQTGKTTVAVDTIINQKGQDVVCIYVAIGQKQSTVAQVVKKLEEYGAMDYTIVVAAGASEAAALQYLAPYSGCTMGEYFRDNSRHALIIYDDLSKHAVAYREMSLILRRPPGREAYPGDVFYLHSRLLERASKLSDALGAGSLTALPIIETQAGDVSAYIPTNVISITDGQIFLESGLFNSGIRPAINVGLSVSRVGGSAQIKAIKKVSGTLRLDLAQYRELQAFAQFASDLDESSRKQLDRGQRMVEILKQPPYSPLPVENQVVIIFAGSRGFLDDIPASSIGKFEAELYPYIEAKYPEIFEEIRSKKTIEKDLEENLIKALNDFKATFAA from the coding sequence GTGGGTGCGAAAATTAAGGCAGACGAAATCAGCAGCATAATCAAAGAGCGAATCGAAAATTTCGATCTTAGCGTTGATATCGAAGAAACCGGTAAGGTCGTTTCGGTTGCAGACGGCGTTGCTAATGTTTACGGCTTAAAAAACGTAATGGCCAACGAGATGCTTGAGTTTGAAAACGGAGCTCGCGGCATCGCGTTAAATTTAGAGGAGAGCAGCGTCGGTATCGTTATTTTGGGCGATACTAGCGGCATAAACGAAGGAAGCAGCGTAAAAAGACTGGGCAAGCTACTTCGCGTGCCGGTAGGCGATGCTATGATCGGACGCGTGGTAAACGCTCTAGGCGAGCCGATCGACGGCAAAGGCGCGATAGAGACCAGCGATACTAGATTCGTCGAAGAAAAGGCCAAAGGCATCATGGCTCGTAAATCCGTCCATGAGCCGCTTCAAACCGGCCTTAAGGCGATAGATGCGCTAGTGCCGATCGGCCGCGGACAGCGCGAGCTCATCATCGGCGACCGCCAAACCGGTAAAACCACCGTCGCCGTCGATACCATCATCAATCAAAAGGGCCAAGATGTCGTTTGTATCTACGTGGCGATCGGACAGAAGCAATCCACCGTCGCACAAGTCGTTAAAAAGCTTGAAGAATACGGTGCGATGGATTATACGATCGTAGTTGCGGCGGGTGCTAGCGAGGCAGCCGCGCTTCAATACTTGGCACCATATTCGGGCTGCACCATGGGCGAGTATTTCAGAGATAACTCTCGCCACGCACTTATCATCTATGACGATCTTAGTAAACACGCGGTTGCGTATCGCGAGATGTCACTTATCTTGCGCCGTCCGCCAGGACGCGAGGCGTATCCTGGCGATGTATTTTACCTGCACTCCCGCCTGCTTGAGCGCGCTAGCAAACTAAGCGATGCACTCGGTGCAGGCAGCCTAACGGCGCTTCCTATTATCGAGACGCAGGCAGGCGACGTTTCGGCGTATATCCCTACAAACGTTATCTCTATCACTGACGGTCAAATTTTCTTGGAGTCGGGTCTGTTTAACTCTGGAATTCGCCCTGCGATCAACGTAGGTCTTTCGGTTAGCCGCGTCGGCGGTTCTGCGCAGATTAAAGCGATCAAAAAGGTCTCGGGAACCTTGCGCCTAGATCTCGCTCAATACCGTGAGCTTCAGGCGTTTGCGCAGTTTGCGAGCGATTTGGACGAGAGCAGCCGTAAGCAGCTGGATCGCGGACAAAGAATGGTTGAAATTTTAAAACAGCCTCCTTATTCGCCGCTTCCGGTCGAAAATCAAGTGGTCATCATCTTTGCGGGAAGCCGCGGCTTTTTAGACGACATACCTGCAAGCTCGATCGGTAAATTTGAAGCTGAGCTCTATCCGTATATTGAGGCAAAATATCCTGAAATTTTTGAAGAGATTAGAAGTAAAAAGACCATCGAGAAGGATTTGGAAGAAAATTTAATCAAGGCTCTAAATGACTTTAAAGCGACCTTTGCCGCTTAA
- a CDS encoding biotin--[acetyl-CoA-carboxylase] ligase, translating to MQVEFVEQMPSTQEFLVGAVREGRIMPPFAIAANRQSAGIGSRGNDWQSASGNLAFSFCVAQSDMPADVPPQSASIYFAMIMQELLASLGSQLWLKWPNDFYVDERKIGGTMTNKIKNTLVCGIGINLLGAPEYAGILDIKISAKDAIEGFLALYENKISWKQIFRNFSLQFQKSQKFSVHLNGEKISLAQAKLCEDGSIIINEERVYALR from the coding sequence TTGCAAGTAGAATTTGTAGAGCAAATGCCCTCCACGCAGGAGTTTTTGGTGGGCGCCGTGCGCGAAGGTAGGATAATGCCGCCTTTTGCGATCGCCGCAAATCGCCAAAGCGCCGGTATCGGCTCGCGCGGTAACGATTGGCAGAGCGCGAGCGGCAATCTCGCATTTTCGTTCTGTGTCGCGCAGAGCGATATGCCCGCAGATGTGCCGCCTCAGTCGGCGAGCATATATTTTGCGATGATTATGCAGGAGCTTCTAGCATCGCTCGGTTCGCAGCTTTGGCTGAAATGGCCCAACGATTTTTATGTGGATGAGCGCAAAATCGGTGGGACGATGACGAATAAGATCAAAAACACCCTCGTCTGCGGCATTGGCATAAACCTACTCGGCGCGCCCGAATATGCGGGAATTTTAGATATAAAAATCAGCGCAAAAGACGCTATAGAGGGGTTCCTTGCGCTATATGAAAATAAAATCTCGTGGAAGCAAATTTTTAGAAATTTTTCGTTACAATTCCAAAAATCGCAAAAATTTAGTGTCCATTTAAACGGCGAAAAAATTTCGCTTGCGCAGGCTAAACTTTGCGAAGACGGATCGATCATAATAAACGAAGAAAGGGTTTATGCTTTAAGATGA
- a CDS encoding ParB/RepB/Spo0J family partition protein yields MGKVKRALGRGLGAILDDVESSYNRELESGNADSLVIEIDVDKIEPNPYQPRQSFDEEALRQLSESIARHGLIQPIIVIQKDDSYVLIAGERRLRATKLLGESTIKAVVADIKSQNLRELALIENIQREDLNPIELAKSYKELIGEYRITQEELADIIKKSRTQITNTLRLLNLCSEVQDAISADKISQGHAKIMVGLEKEDQILVLNTILGQRLSVRDTENLVKKLKDKTVPKEKKPGAEFQSFKPELLKLKAKLDQFGKISIKERKISIEFSEILQISEFLKKIG; encoded by the coding sequence ATGGGCAAGGTAAAAAGAGCGCTCGGGCGTGGGCTCGGTGCTATTTTAGATGACGTAGAAAGCTCCTATAACAGGGAGCTAGAAAGCGGAAATGCAGATAGCTTAGTTATCGAAATCGATGTCGATAAAATCGAGCCAAATCCATATCAACCGCGTCAAAGCTTCGATGAGGAGGCACTTAGGCAGCTAAGCGAGAGTATTGCCCGCCACGGGCTTATTCAGCCTATCATCGTTATTCAAAAAGATGACTCTTACGTCCTTATAGCTGGTGAGCGACGCCTAAGAGCGACTAAGCTTTTGGGCGAGAGTACAATCAAAGCCGTAGTCGCAGACATAAAATCTCAAAATTTAAGAGAGCTTGCCCTCATCGAAAATATCCAGCGCGAGGATCTAAATCCTATCGAGCTTGCTAAGTCCTATAAGGAGCTCATCGGCGAATACAGGATCACGCAAGAGGAGTTAGCCGACATCATCAAAAAGTCCCGCACGCAGATTACCAACACGCTAAGACTTTTAAATTTATGCTCCGAAGTGCAAGACGCCATAAGCGCAGATAAAATTTCGCAAGGGCACGCCAAGATAATGGTTGGACTTGAAAAAGAGGATCAAATTTTAGTTCTAAACACCATTTTAGGACAGCGCCTAAGCGTAAGAGATACCGAAAATTTAGTAAAAAAGCTCAAAGATAAAACCGTTCCGAAAGAGAAAAAGCCTGGCGCGGAATTTCAAAGCTTCAAGCCTGAGCTTTTAAAGCTAAAGGCCAAGCTTGATCAATTTGGTAAAATAAGTATCAAAGAGCGTAAAATTTCGATCGAATTTAGCGAAATTTTACAAATTTCCGAGTTTTTAAAGAAAATCGGATGA
- the fmt gene encoding methionyl-tRNA formyltransferase, which translates to MNIVFMGTPEYAAKILRALAGAKFNIAAVFTQPDKPVGRKQILTPSEVKVYAQQYLPAVPIFQPASLKDEAVAAQIKELKPDFIVVAAYGKILPQAVLDIVPCINLHASILPKYRGASPIQSALMAGEKQTGVTAMLMDAGLDTGDMLDFAYTPCEDKTAAQLFDELGDLAGELIVRVLRNFTNLTPLKQDDAQATHCKKISKSDGLFGFEESARQIYNKFRALTPWPGIYLSSGLKILELELLHESCGRKFERAGEILCVDKPSFCVSCDEGAVKIIKVQEPGKKPVDASAYLNGKRLKIGDLLC; encoded by the coding sequence ATGAATATAGTTTTTATGGGAACGCCTGAGTATGCGGCTAAAATTTTACGCGCGCTTGCGGGGGCGAAATTTAATATCGCGGCCGTCTTTACGCAGCCTGACAAGCCTGTCGGCAGGAAGCAGATTTTAACGCCTAGCGAGGTTAAAGTTTACGCGCAGCAGTATCTGCCTGCCGTGCCGATCTTTCAGCCTGCAAGTTTAAAAGACGAGGCGGTCGCAGCGCAGATAAAAGAGCTAAAGCCTGATTTTATCGTGGTTGCCGCATACGGTAAAATTTTGCCGCAAGCCGTCCTTGATATCGTGCCTTGCATAAATCTGCACGCTTCGATCCTGCCTAAATACCGCGGCGCGAGCCCGATCCAAAGCGCGCTAATGGCTGGCGAAAAGCAGACGGGCGTGACGGCGATGCTGATGGATGCGGGGCTTGACACGGGCGATATGCTTGATTTTGCCTACACGCCTTGCGAGGACAAAACGGCGGCGCAGCTGTTTGACGAGCTTGGGGATTTGGCTGGCGAGCTGATAGTGCGAGTGCTGCGAAATTTTACAAATTTGACGCCGCTTAAGCAAGATGACGCGCAGGCTACGCACTGCAAAAAAATAAGCAAATCAGACGGGCTTTTTGGCTTTGAGGAAAGCGCACGGCAAATTTATAATAAATTTCGTGCGCTGACGCCCTGGCCCGGGATATATCTATCTAGCGGGTTAAAAATTTTAGAACTAGAGCTTTTGCACGAATCTTGCGGGCGTAAATTTGAACGCGCGGGCGAAATTCTGTGCGTTGATAAGCCCAGTTTTTGCGTTTCTTGCGACGAGGGTGCGGTTAAGATCATAAAGGTGCAAGAGCCAGGCAAAAAGCCGGTGGATGCTAGCGCGTATCTAAACGGCAAGCGGCTAAAGATCGGCGATCTGCTATGCTAA
- a CDS encoding F0F1 ATP synthase subunit delta, which translates to MINNTSKRYVNALILSYKKYELGSVLQTLESVASAFRIPKFQDIVKSPTLKEESKVELIASFIKNPSEKIINFIKLLAKNRRITLIPQIVEELRKNIAALDNKYLGKIYSATEIDVAKIKELEAKISKKFNADITLQPVKSELEGIKIEVEDLGFEISFSVDRLKQKMSEYILKAI; encoded by the coding sequence ATGATAAATAACACCTCAAAAAGATATGTAAACGCCCTGATACTGAGCTATAAAAAATATGAACTAGGCTCTGTTTTACAGACGCTCGAGAGCGTCGCGAGCGCATTTAGAATTCCAAAATTCCAAGATATTGTAAAATCTCCGACGCTAAAAGAGGAATCCAAAGTGGAACTTATTGCGTCGTTTATAAAAAATCCAAGCGAAAAAATCATAAATTTTATTAAACTCCTAGCTAAAAATAGGCGTATTACACTAATCCCGCAGATAGTCGAGGAACTGCGCAAGAATATTGCGGCGCTGGATAATAAATACTTAGGTAAAATTTATTCCGCTACCGAAATAGACGTCGCGAAAATAAAAGAGCTAGAGGCTAAAATTTCAAAGAAATTTAATGCAGATATTACTCTGCAACCCGTTAAAAGCGAGCTTGAAGGCATTAAGATCGAAGTCGAGGATCTTGGATTTGAGATTAGTTTTTCAGTTGATAGATTGAAACAAAAAATGAGCGAATATATTTTAAAAGCAATTTAA
- a CDS encoding F0F1 ATP synthase subunit B', with amino-acid sequence MLDVSLTAMITTIVVFLALIYFLNIKLYRPLLLHMEKREAIIKEDEANAMKNAQDADADKAEIVRIMDAAKLQAVKIKQEAIDSAKQAAAREIAEKKAAMEEDFDQFLGGLDEQKRGLRNDLQAKIPEFKKALSTAVAKV; translated from the coding sequence ATGCTAGACGTAAGTTTGACCGCCATGATAACGACCATCGTCGTATTTTTAGCTTTGATTTACTTCTTAAATATCAAGCTTTATAGACCGTTACTTTTGCATATGGAAAAGCGAGAGGCTATCATTAAAGAAGATGAGGCAAATGCGATGAAAAATGCACAGGATGCAGATGCCGATAAAGCAGAGATCGTAAGAATCATGGATGCTGCGAAGTTGCAAGCCGTTAAAATAAAGCAAGAGGCGATAGATAGTGCGAAGCAGGCTGCCGCTAGAGAAATAGCCGAGAAAAAAGCCGCGATGGAGGAAGATTTTGATCAATTCTTAGGCGGTTTAGATGAGCAAAAACGTGGTCTAAGAAATGATTTGCAAGCCAAAATTCCGGAATTTAAAAAAGCTCTAAGCACTGCTGTGGCTAAAGTATGA